The following is a genomic window from Candidatus Polarisedimenticolia bacterium.
GCGCCGCGTACCAGGCTACGTATCCCAGCCCGGACGTCACGGCACCGGAGAATGCCGACAGCGCGACGCCCCAAGCCGAGAAGTGAAGGCTGCCGCGCGCCGCCGCGGCCGCGATCAGGACGAGCGGCAGCGCTCCCACGAAGTTGGCGGTGGTTGCCGCCAGCGGGTCGGCCGACTTCCTGCCGCGCCACGAGTAGAGACCCCAGGCCACCCCGGCCAGCGCCATCAGCAGCGCGGCAGGGAGCGAAGGGGTCGCCAGGGTCGGGAGCGCCAGCAGGACAAGTCCGGCGAGCGCCACCGCCAGCCCGGCCCACTGCGCCGGCACGATCCGCTCCCCGCTGCGCAGCGCGCCCAGCAGCATCGTGATCTGGACGCAGCCGAACAGGATCAGCGCCCCCGTGCCGGTGGTCAATACGACGTAGGAGAAGGAGAAGGGGACGACGTACAGGACGAGCAGTCCTGAAGTCAGGAAGGAGCCGCGGGATGGGAGGAACGGTCCGCTCCCGCGGGCGCCCACCAGCAGCAGCATCGCGGCACCCGCGGCGATCCGGATCGTCGAGAAGGCGGCCGGATCAATCAGCTCCTGTCGCAGCGCCACCCGGCACAGAACCGAGTTCGCCGCGAAGGCGAGCATCGCCAGTCCGCCGTGGAAAAGGGTGCGCACCCGCGCCTACCGCTCGTGAGGCGGCACGTCCCTCAGCGCCGCCGCGAAGTGCGCATGCGCGATCGGATCGACCGGCCGGTGGCGCACCGTCGTGCTCGCCGGATCCTTGCCGAGGAAATTGCCGCCCTTCCAGTCGCGCGCGGGACGGACGGGCCGGGGCGTGAATCCGCCGCCGCAATTCGGGCAGATGTTTTCCAGCACCTCGGCGACGCACCGCTCACAGAAGGTGCACTCATAGGAGCAGATGCGGGCTTCGAGGGAGTCGGGAGGCAGCGCGCGGCTGCAATGTTCGCAGGTGGGCCTGAGCTCGAGCATCCGACCGGTCTCCGCGTGCCGGGCGCGGGCGCCAGGAGGCTTTAGTGGACTAGTGGCTCCCGGGGGTGCGGCGGGCAGGGACGACCTTCTCGTCCTTGGCCACCCGCCTTATGGCGTCGGCCAGCGCGTCGAAGTTGCCTTCCTTGACGAGATAGCCGCTGGCACCCGCCTGGAACGCCCGGTCGATCGTCTCCTCGTCGTCCCAGGAGCTGGAGACCAGGAAGCGCGTCCCGGGAATCCGCTCCTTGACGCTGCGCATGGCATCCAGCGGGTCGCGCCCGTACATCGACAGGTCGAGGATGACGACGTCGGGTGAGAGCTCCTCGA
Proteins encoded in this region:
- a CDS encoding DMT family transporter produces the protein MRTLFHGGLAMLAFAANSVLCRVALRQELIDPAAFSTIRIAAGAAMLLLVGARGSGPFLPSRGSFLTSGLLVLYVVPFSFSYVVLTTGTGALILFGCVQITMLLGALRSGERIVPAQWAGLAVALAGLVLLALPTLATPSLPAALLMALAGVAWGLYSWRGRKSADPLAATTANFVGALPLVLIAAAAARGSLHFSAWGVALSAFSGAVTSGLGYVAWYAALRRLTGLQASVIQLGVPVLAALGGVIFLAESVSARLILATLLVLGGIALAVVGKERWMRRVAASAA
- a CDS encoding DUF1272 domain-containing protein, with amino-acid sequence MLELRPTCEHCSRALPPDSLEARICSYECTFCERCVAEVLENICPNCGGGFTPRPVRPARDWKGGNFLGKDPASTTVRHRPVDPIAHAHFAAALRDVPPHER
- a CDS encoding response regulator transcription factor; the encoded protein is MTDVTRDGNRGTRRTRILCVDDHVEIRRLFELVMRDNPEFEVVGTSEGAEELEARVEELSPDVVILDLSMYGRDPLDAMRSVKERIPGTRFLVSSSWDDEETIDRAFQAGASGYLVKEGNFDALADAIRRVAKDEKVVPARRTPGSH